One Candidatus Hydrogenedentota bacterium genomic region harbors:
- a CDS encoding glycosyltransferase family 39 protein, which produces MFLGSKVTSTFSSRTMGAMLCEDTVPNLTGTQAAKGLLGSYIRLSLWFVLGVILANALGVESIYMHVTPFHAVYSPVFGILGNLLVLILVACCVGLALFISRRHDWFGNDLSPRALKATLAGLFLMTVLLAGAIAMMRGGLEGIAAPYMRSQYEYVNDIGRGMSIRGLFSDYLKLHPFLSMHSKVHPPGPVAVLWVLSFLFGREALGLSIGTILFGSLAVFPLFYWVRDVRDQRTALICCLLYTLTPTILLFTATSADILFMPFTIGGLFLFWRAIHRKSIAYALGAGVLYALMSLLSFSLVSIGAFFGFVGLWRLADPAYRVSVFKTALVMLVAFVAVHGLVYLWSGFNVIECFHVCKAQFEEDQRNLDMQTPRYASYVYKLLNPLTMLFFAGIPLTVLFLGRLSRVERETKAVSVVCLLTLLVLNMLYLGRGEGERSAMYIIPFMVIPAACMLERIVASTRSLAPLSVTLAFLIGQCWLIETFLYTYW; this is translated from the coding sequence GTGTTTCTTGGGAGCAAGGTGACATCCACGTTTTCCTCTCGTACAATGGGCGCCATGTTGTGTGAGGATACAGTTCCAAATCTGACCGGTACCCAAGCCGCCAAGGGACTCCTGGGGAGTTATATCCGCCTTTCCTTGTGGTTCGTGCTTGGGGTCATTCTGGCCAACGCGCTCGGCGTCGAGTCTATCTACATGCACGTGACGCCGTTCCACGCCGTCTATTCACCCGTTTTCGGGATACTCGGGAACTTGTTGGTGCTGATTCTCGTGGCCTGCTGTGTGGGGTTGGCGCTCTTCATTTCGCGCCGCCACGACTGGTTTGGCAACGATCTGAGCCCCCGTGCCCTGAAGGCGACGCTTGCGGGCTTGTTTCTGATGACGGTTCTTCTGGCCGGGGCCATTGCCATGATGCGAGGCGGTTTAGAAGGAATTGCCGCCCCTTACATGCGCTCTCAGTACGAGTACGTCAATGACATCGGGCGCGGCATGTCTATACGGGGATTGTTCAGTGATTACCTTAAGCTGCACCCTTTCCTTTCCATGCACTCGAAGGTTCACCCGCCCGGTCCGGTAGCAGTGCTGTGGGTGTTGTCCTTTCTATTCGGCCGCGAGGCGCTCGGCTTGTCGATCGGAACAATTCTCTTCGGAAGCCTGGCGGTCTTCCCGCTCTTCTACTGGGTGCGTGATGTGCGCGACCAGAGAACCGCGCTCATTTGTTGCCTGCTGTACACGTTGACCCCGACCATTTTGTTGTTCACCGCGACCAGCGCCGACATTCTGTTCATGCCCTTTACGATTGGCGGGTTGTTCTTGTTCTGGCGCGCCATCCACCGCAAGTCTATCGCGTATGCATTGGGGGCGGGAGTTCTCTACGCACTCATGTCGCTGTTATCCTTCTCGCTCGTGAGCATCGGGGCCTTCTTTGGATTCGTGGGCCTCTGGAGACTGGCAGACCCGGCTTACCGTGTATCCGTTTTCAAGACAGCGTTGGTCATGCTCGTTGCGTTTGTTGCCGTGCATGGACTTGTCTACCTATGGTCCGGGTTCAATGTGATTGAGTGCTTTCATGTATGCAAGGCACAGTTTGAAGAAGACCAGCGCAATCTCGACATGCAGACCCCTCGCTATGCCTCCTACGTGTACAAACTGCTCAACCCGCTTACCATGCTGTTCTTTGCCGGGATTCCATTGACCGTTTTGTTTTTGGGCAGGCTATCGCGTGTAGAAAGAGAGACCAAAGCGGTATCAGTGGTCTGCCTGCTCACGCTACTTGTTCTGAATATGCTATATCTCGGGCGCGGCGAGGGAGAGCGATCCGCCATGTATATCATTCCGTTCATGGTGATTCCCGCTGCATGTATGCTGGAGCGAATAGTTGCCTCAACACGGTCGCTGGCGCCGCTGAGCGTGACACTCGCATTCTTGATCGGTCAGTGTTGGTTAATTGAGACGTTTCTCTATACGTATTGGTAG